The proteins below are encoded in one region of Tolumonas auensis DSM 9187:
- the yihI gene encoding Der GTPase-activating protein YihI, giving the protein MATKPEKSAGNAKRPDNKKKKPAFSAQEAREQKKQAKRKGLRPGARNSAETQEQKNQSVKNKDARVGSRKPVALVAEAPVAVVKAPKPAAPKAEPQMPPEQQLAKWERELEKLENDDRLNALLDKLELEQPISEEDQEWLDKKLARHQELLKLLGLNEEEKVASDPDELLQRFIESDFDPNQFDSRYKED; this is encoded by the coding sequence ATGGCTACTAAGCCAGAGAAATCAGCCGGGAATGCAAAACGCCCGGACAACAAGAAGAAAAAGCCAGCCTTTAGCGCACAAGAAGCCCGCGAACAGAAAAAACAGGCTAAGCGTAAAGGTCTGCGCCCGGGTGCCCGTAACAGTGCTGAAACCCAGGAACAGAAAAACCAGAGCGTTAAAAATAAAGATGCCCGTGTTGGTTCCCGTAAACCTGTAGCACTGGTGGCAGAAGCACCGGTGGCGGTTGTTAAAGCGCCGAAACCTGCTGCACCGAAAGCAGAACCACAGATGCCGCCGGAACAACAGCTGGCCAAGTGGGAACGCGAGCTGGAGAAGCTGGAAAACGACGATCGTCTGAATGCACTGCTGGACAAACTGGAACTGGAACAGCCGATTTCTGAAGAAGATCAGGAATGGCTGGATAAAAAACTGGCCCGTCATCAGGAACTGCTGAAGTTGCTGGGATTGAATGAAGAAGAAAAAGTCGCCAGCGATCCGGATGAATTGCTGCAGCGCTTTATCGAAAGCGATTTTGATCCCAACCAATTCGACAGCCGCTATAAAGAAGACTGA